In Candidatus Poribacteria bacterium, the genomic stretch ATTCAAGTAATATAACAAGTTGTTGGTTACGTGCGGCGTGATAAAAGCCAACATCATATATACCCGTAGGTCGGGCATCCTGCCCGATCTACAAAGCCCCAGAGGGGCGCTATGTGTATAGAAATACCGTCAGACAAGAGTCAAAGATTCAAACGGATGAGGGAGTAGCGCACCATGAAATTGACAAAGGACCAATTGGCTCATTTCGATACCGAAGGCTGGTTGCTCCTGAAAAACTGGTTCAGCCAAGCAGAAATCGATGTCCTCAAAAATGAGCTCCCGAAGATTTTTGCCATGCGACGCGAGGAGGTCTGGCGTGAAAAGGACGGGGAAGCGGTTCGTACTGCCTTCGCTGCACATACCTACAACGAGGCGTTTAACCGCTTGGGACAGCATCCCCGCTTAATCGAGCCAGTCATGCAGCTCCTTGACGGACCGGTGTACATGCACCAGTACAAAATTAATGGGAAAGCCGCTTTCAACGGCGATGTCTGGCAGTGGCACCAAGACTACGGCACATGGTCCCGCGATGACCAGATGCCACAACCACGGGCGATGAATATTGCAGTGTTCCTTGATGAGGTGACCGAATTCAACGGTCCTCTCTACCTGATTCCGCGTAGCCACAAGCAGGGGGTAATAGAAGCGGGGCATGACACATTGACGACCTCCTATCCGCTGTGGACGCTCGACAAGGACAGGATCCGCCATCTGGCAAACGAGGGTGGGATTGTCGCACCCAAGGGCGGGCCGGGCACCGTGCTGATGTTCCACTCAAATATGGTGCACGCCTCAGCGCCCAACATCAGTCCGTGGGACCGGGTGATCGCATATCTGAGTCTCTGTCATGTGGATAACCACATCCGTCAATTCAAGCGCCCGGAGTGGATTGCCCACCGCGATTTCACGCCGATTGAGCCGTTGGACGATAACTGCCTGTTAGCACTTTCACAACCCAAAAGATGAATCCACGTTGCGGCGTGAGTCCCTGAGTCATTGTATCAGTATCCTTTGGTCTGGTCGAAACGGCTGAGCAGATCGTCCTCCCCCATCATGAATCGTTTCAGATTCTCACAGAATGTGTCCAGCCACCGAGGACCCCGCATCGGCGAGTTGCCGGCCATATGGGGGGTAATAATCACATTCTCCATCCTCCACAAGGGATGATCATCCGCCACCGGTTCCACCGGCAGCACATCCAAACCGGCACCGGCGATAAGCCCCTGTTCCAGCGCCTCCATCAGTGCTGCTTCGTTGACAATCCTACCACGACTGACATTGATTAATAACGCGTGGGACTGCATATGGCGAAACGCCTCCTGATTGAACATCTCCTCCGTCTCCGGCGTGAGCGGCGCGCAGATCACAACAACGTCGGCAACCTCAAGCAGATCATGGAAACGGTCTAAGTCCCAGCACGCTTCCACATAGTCGGGAACCGTCGCAGGCATCGGATCTACGGCAAGCACCCGCATACCAAAAGCGTGTGCACGTTTTGCTGTCTCACGCCCGGCACCACCTAGTCCGATTATCCCCATGGTACTATCGATTAGTTCCCGCGCCATCAAGCGGTTGTTGCTCCAACTGGCGTTGCGAGTTACCAGCGCGATATCCCGCGTGAGACCCAAAATAAGCGCGAATGCGTGCTCTGCTAAGTGTATCCCGACAAAGCCCTTCGCGGTCGTGACAATAACGTCACTCTTTTCAATCTCCGGGCTCATCAGGAAGTCAATCCCTGCGGAATAGTACGCCATCCAACGCACCCGCTTCGCTTTTGGGAAATATTTTGGTCGCACATCACCAATCAGGATGTCTGCGCTGGGGAGTTCTGCCTCAAATTTATCTTCAGAGCCGGCCACTATGAGCTCAACCTGATCGGAAACAGCACGGATCCGTTCGGCGGACGCATCGTCCATGTTCATTGTCAGTATTTTGGTCGCCATAAACTCAGATTAAATTCCTTCCTCGTTAGGTTCAGCCAGCGATCATTCGCGAAAGGACGCTATGCCGGCATGGTTCGCTTGGTGTACTCCCGGCATAGTGCTGCGATTTCGGGACCGCCCCCGCAGATCAAGATGTCGTTGTCGATCTGCTCCTTGTAGTTATCAACATTAATCGAATCAGGGCAGCATTCACTCGCGCTCGCGCCCCAGCCATCTCAGGGCTATACGGTGGATCATGCGCGTCCGGGTCACCGAACGAATACCCCATGTCACCGGGACCCCACTCGACGTAGGTGAGCCCCGGCACTTTACAGGTCGCTTCACAATTCTCAAGGGCACGGCGGTTCTCGATTTTCAGCCCCACGATTAGTTCGCCCTCCGGATTCAGGGGCCAGACATCCGCTTTTCGCAGGTACTCCGAGTGATCCATTCCCCAGATATGCCCCGGACCGCCACCGCTGCCTCGCCGTCCCTCATCCAGCCCGTCCCCTACACCAATATCATTAAAGGGAAACCGCATGGATTCGATCAGTACCTTTACCGCCCCCGGCGTCTCGGCGTGACAGAGTACGAAACCGTGAACACCACAATCAAGGTAGTGCGTCACCATCCAAGCGTTTGCTCGCATCACGCGTTCGTCGGTGCCCTGCACGGGCAGCGTTACCAACACGGTTGGCGTCGGATGTCCGCTCTTTGTGGGTCCTGCCGCTGCCAGTCCCCTCATGAATTCCCGCACACCCAGTATGTTCAGTGCGACATGCTCTTGTTCGAGCAGGAGGAAATCGTTATCCGTATGACAGGCGTTAACGCCGCCCTCGAATGACAAATCTCCGCTGCCCCCATAAATGAGAGTGTGCCTTCCCTCAAGAAGCTCGATAGCACGATTGACTCTACCCATGAGATTTACTCCATTTCTTTTTTAATAATCGCGTCTCCGCTTTTTTAGCACGATAATAATGATAACGATGAGAACAATCGCAATCCACCAGTTATTTATCACCCACTAACACTTCAATTCCGAGAATAATCACCGCTTTATTCCACGGAAATTCTGCATACCGTTCACGATATTTGACAGATAGCCACCACGAGATTCCTGCCGTACCCAATATAATAACTACAAATAGCAAATTCACGAGTGATTGAGCCGCGCCTAAAATCGCTTCCATTTGGAATGATCCTCCTTCACCATATATGTTAAGTTTTTTGCGCGTTCCAGACTTGATTATAACGTTATTGCCATTCTGCGGCGATTTACCGAATCCTGTCCGGATGACTATAGACAGTCATGCCTTTGCCACGCATAAACCCAACCAACGTAATTTCACCCTCTTGCGCCATTTCGACAGCAAGACTTGATGCCGCAGAAACCGCTACAATCACTGGTATTCGGGCGAATAATGCTTTCTGGATAATCTCGAAACTGGCTCGCCCACTCACCATCAAAATGTGCCGATCTAACGGCAGTTGCTCAACCAACAGTGCCTGTCCAATCACCTTATCCACTGCATTGTGTCGTCCAACATCCTCGCGTACAATTTGCAGTCTTCCCCGTTCATCAAATAACCCAGCGGCGTGCAATCCGCCCGTTGCTTCAAAGACCGATTGTGCCGATCGCAGCGTATCATTGAGCCGGTACAAAACAGCTGGATCTATCTGAATCTCCGATTTTATCGGCGGAATCTCCTGTTTAACCGATTCGATAGTCATTTTGCCGCACAACCCACAACTAGCGTTCGCGTGGAAGTTCCGCTGCCACCCCTCCTGCTCTTCGAGAACTTGCCCATTCGTAAGGTGAACGTTTATGATATTTTGCAGGTCTGGTTCCTCTATATCCTCATCCTCACAGTAGGCAATTGCTCCGATATCATCAGACGATGTTATCAACCCTTCCGTGTAAAGAAATCCTGCAGCAAGATCAAAGTCATGCCCCGGTGTTCGCATCACAACTATCAGGCTCTGTCCACCCACCCGAATTTCGAGCGGCTCCTCGACCACGAGGGAGTCCTCAGTCGGGGATGGATGCGAATTACGCCAGCGGACGACCTGTTTCGTCAATATCGATTTCATAGTGAATTGGAAAACCGAGAGGTTAGGCACACCATTTCAAGGAAAAATAAGAGTAACAGACCCCAACACCGGATAATTTCAAGAGGTTCGTCAATTTTTGACATTGTATCACAGAGGTAGCACCTTGTATAGCGAAAAATGCCTTGACAAAACACCGAGAAATCAGCGAAAATTCAGTATTGTGATTGTCCACGAAAATTCTTTACAAGAGTTATACCATTTAGCCGAACAATTAATAATAGCGCGGCTTGGAGGGATAAATGATTCGGCTCGGAATTGTTGATTTTGATACATCCCACGTGGTTGAATTTACAAAACGACTCAACCACATTGATGTAGATGAGGAGCAGTGGGTTGAAGGGGCAGAAATTGTGGTCGGTTGTCCTGGGGAATCGCTACTATCACCTGAACGCATCCCCGGCTATACAAAACAGATGCAGGAGTACGGTGTGCCGTTGGTGGAGAAACCGGAGGAGATGATTGGACAAATCGATGCCGTGCTCATTGAGTCGGTCGAAGGTAGTTTCCACTATAAGCGTACAGCACCGTTCTTGGAAGCTGGATTGCCCGCATTTGTGGATAAGCCCTTCACCTGTGACCTATCGGAAGCGAAAGCCTTAGCAGCGCTCACCCAATCAAAAAATGTCCCAATTTTCACCTCCTCATCGTTGCGTTACGGTCTAGAGGTTGTCGAAATCAGGAGCAAAGAGGCAGAAACGGGAAAGATTCTCGGGGCAGAAGTTAGCTCGCCAGCGCCGCTCCACCCGCGCAATCCGGGGTTATTCCATTACGGACTCCACGGCGTGGAAATGCTATATGCGCTGATGGGACCTGGGTGTGAAGCGGTTTGGTCGGTCTCGAACGATGACGCAGATGTCGTGACCGGGCGTTGGAAAGATGGACGAATTGGCACAATGCGCGGCATACGGAAGGGAACTCAGGGGTACGGTTTCACAGCATATTGTGAAAAATCCATCGTGCGAACTTCAATAAATGCAAGTTATATCTACCGTGAGCTTCTCAAGCAGATTGTCCAGATGTTTGAAACCGGAAAGCCGCCGATTGACATCTCCGAGAGCATAGAAATTGTTGCCTTCATTGAGGCGGCGGCCAAATCCGCCATAAACGATGGAGCGAAGATGGCGTTGGCATATACTGTGGAATGAGACCTCTCCAAGGAGGGCGAAAAAAGGCGTTTGAAGGTATAGGTGAGATTGTCATGGCACAGATTAAATTGGGTTTTATCGGGTGTGGGTCGCATGCGACCCGGAATTTGCAACCATGTGTT encodes the following:
- a CDS encoding phytanoyl-CoA dioxygenase family protein, translated to MKLTKDQLAHFDTEGWLLLKNWFSQAEIDVLKNELPKIFAMRREEVWREKDGEAVRTAFAAHTYNEAFNRLGQHPRLIEPVMQLLDGPVYMHQYKINGKAAFNGDVWQWHQDYGTWSRDDQMPQPRAMNIAVFLDEVTEFNGPLYLIPRSHKQGVIEAGHDTLTTSYPLWTLDKDRIRHLANEGGIVAPKGGPGTVLMFHSNMVHASAPNISPWDRVIAYLSLCHVDNHIRQFKRPEWIAHRDFTPIEPLDDNCLLALSQPKR
- a CDS encoding D-2-hydroxyacid dehydrogenase; this encodes MATKILTMNMDDASAERIRAVSDQVELIVAGSEDKFEAELPSADILIGDVRPKYFPKAKRVRWMAYYSAGIDFLMSPEIEKSDVIVTTAKGFVGIHLAEHAFALILGLTRDIALVTRNASWSNNRLMARELIDSTMGIIGLGGAGRETAKRAHAFGMRVLAVDPMPATVPDYVEACWDLDRFHDLLEVADVVVICAPLTPETEEMFNQEAFRHMQSHALLINVSRGRIVNEAALMEALEQGLIAGAGLDVLPVEPVADDHPLWRMENVIITPHMAGNSPMRGPRWLDTFCENLKRFMMGEDDLLSRFDQTKGY
- the fdhD gene encoding formate dehydrogenase accessory sulfurtransferase FdhD, producing the protein MKSILTKQVVRWRNSHPSPTEDSLVVEEPLEIRVGGQSLIVVMRTPGHDFDLAAGFLYTEGLITSSDDIGAIAYCEDEDIEEPDLQNIINVHLTNGQVLEEQEGWQRNFHANASCGLCGKMTIESVKQEIPPIKSEIQIDPAVLYRLNDTLRSAQSVFEATGGLHAAGLFDERGRLQIVREDVGRHNAVDKVIGQALLVEQLPLDRHILMVSGRASFEIIQKALFARIPVIVAVSAASSLAVEMAQEGEITLVGFMRGKGMTVYSHPDRIR
- a CDS encoding Gfo/Idh/MocA family oxidoreductase gives rise to the protein MIRLGIVDFDTSHVVEFTKRLNHIDVDEEQWVEGAEIVVGCPGESLLSPERIPGYTKQMQEYGVPLVEKPEEMIGQIDAVLIESVEGSFHYKRTAPFLEAGLPAFVDKPFTCDLSEAKALAALTQSKNVPIFTSSSLRYGLEVVEIRSKEAETGKILGAEVSSPAPLHPRNPGLFHYGLHGVEMLYALMGPGCEAVWSVSNDDADVVTGRWKDGRIGTMRGIRKGTQGYGFTAYCEKSIVRTSINASYIYRELLKQIVQMFETGKPPIDISESIEIVAFIEAAAKSAINDGAKMALAYTVE